In Macadamia integrifolia cultivar HAES 741 unplaced genomic scaffold, SCU_Mint_v3 scaffold938, whole genome shotgun sequence, a genomic segment contains:
- the LOC122070502 gene encoding disease resistance protein RPV1-like yields MATNTFLSSSSSTSEWNYDVILSYIEEETVNNFTSKLYTSLESANIKAFKEDAENFKRGDQISDSLMKGIKESRCAIIIFSRNYASSTRCLEELSLIMECWEKLGQRVIPVFLMGVTGSDIRRQTGSFEEPFRQLEECFDREMVKRWRSDLKIAGELCGWNLKDVPNG; encoded by the coding sequence ATGGCAACCAACACTTTTCTCTCGTCATCCTCTTCTACCTCTGAATGGAATTACGATGTAATCTTGAGTTacatagaagaagaaacagtGAACAATTTCACAAGTAAGCTCTACACTTCCCTAGAGAGCGCCAACATCAAAGCATTCAAGGAAGATGCCGAGAACTTTAAAAGAGGAGACCAAATCTCTGATTCCCtcatgaaaggaatcaaggaatcAAGATGCGCAATTATAATATTCTCGAGGAACTATGCTTCTTCAACACGATGCCTTGAAGAGCTGTCCTTGATAATGGAATGCTGGGAAAAGCTTGGACAAAGGGTAATTCCTGTTTTCCTCATGGGTGTCACAGGATCGGACATACGGCGTCAAACGGGGAGCTTTGAGGAGCCTTTTCGCCAGCTCGAAGAATGCTTTGACCGGGAGATGGTGAAAAGGTGGAGGTCAGATCTGAAAATAGCAGGTGAACTCTGTGGATGGAACTTGAAAGACGTTCCTAATGGGTAA